The segment taaatagtattatattaaaggcaacatctcaaaatattgtaagtatatggtaactaagttatttgtttacagtaaacaatatggcgtctgagacttccggtgacgcacttccgcccaagtagttaagtggaaaaagtgacaataaattgtaaaataaaataacgcatagaaaatagccctttaaatcaccgtttctttatacagcaatagcaaaaactgtactatagaaaaagacgaattccatttaaacactctcgctaaagtcacacatcagtgaacacacaggtaactctacagtgaacaatggtcaaggtgactttataggacgactgcgcaatactaataaaaaggcaaaaatttacaaataaactacaccaaactaaataaatacttaccacggtcagctatccgtgtccgcgtcaaatgctgaacttgtgaaactaaaacatgccacacaggcttctaacacgatacccccttcacacactaagcacgtcttaatcgctggacagctcggccgggtatatcttagcgcctattgttagcgtcggccaagcacgttgcaaagaattatgggaaaaataaaatcgggtgtgttcgatatgaacagtgattgtcacacacctcccccctttaaaaaattgtcctgcaatttcaaataaacaatcactgaattttgaaaattctcacgtatttacaataaaacctaTATACATACCTGTACTGTCTACTATACATCTCACTGACGACTCAGGTAATCCGCACCCACATTGTCGCTTCCTTTGATTGCAATGATCCTAAAGCGGTATGGCTGAAGCTGCAAAGCCCAACGCATCAGTCTGGAGTTCTCTGTCTTTGCTTTGTTAAGGTAGGTCAGGGGTTGGTGATCAGTTTCAAGTAGAAACTCGCGTCCATAAAGGTACTGGTGGAAATTCTGTATTCCCCACACTACCGCCAAACACTCCTTCTCGATAACAGCGTATGCCTTTTCTCTTGGTTGAAGTTTCCTACTGGCGTACGCTACGGGTAGTTTCTCGTCATCCTCCATCTGTAACAGCACAGCACCTATCCCATCATCTGCAGCGTCCGTGCGTAAAATGAAGGTTTCATTAAATTCTGGCAACTTCAATATTGGCCTTTCTGATAACATGTGTTTCAATGTATCAAAAGCTCGTTGCTGACTTTCAGTCCAAATAACTTTATTTGGTTGGCCCTTCTTCGTAAGATCAGAAAGTGGAATGGCTATCGCAGAGAAATTCGGAATAAACTTTCTGTAGAATCCTGCTAAGCCTAGGAAGGCACGAACCTGTTTCTTGGTTTGTGGTATTGGCGCATTTCTGACTGCATCAATCTTGTCCTGTTCTGGTTCTAGACACTTGTTGCCCACCATATGTCCCAAACAGTCAATCTTGTCAAATCCGATGAAACATTTTGTCGGTCTGGCCGCAAGTCCCGCATCTCTGAGTCGTTCGAACACAGTCTTCAGTATGTGTAGATGTTCTTCAAAGGTATCTGTAAAAACAATGACATCATCGATAAAGTTTTCTACGCCGTTCATCCCTTGAAGTAGTTTTCTCATCATACGACTAAATGTTGCCGGCGCGTTTACAAGACCAAACGGCATTGTCCTGAATTGGTACAATCCGGATGGTGTGGAAAAGGCTGTAAGCGGCTTACTCTCGTCAGCCATCGGTACTTGCCAGTATCCTTTGCTTAAGTCTATCTTTGACACAAACTTCTTTCCGGTCATTTTGGAAAATATGCTTTCTGGACTGGGCATTGGTTCTGCATCAAATACCGTAGCACAGTTCAGTCGTCTATAATCAATGCAAAATCGATTCGTTCCATCTTTCTTCCGAGCTATGACAACTGGAGCTGAATAAGGGGAAGATGATGGCTCAATCACATTCAACTGTAGCATTTTCTGAACTTCTTCTGTAATTGTTTTCTCTGTACTGAACGGAATTGGATATGGTTTCACACGCACAGGTTCAGACGATGTCACAACAATCTTATGCTCCACTAAGTTCGTCATTCCAGGTATATCCGTAAATACATCTGAGAACGAATCACACAGTGATTTAGCAGTTTCCAACTGATCTGGTGTTAGTCTGTCTGCAAACTTTATGTCCTTTGCTGTTTCGGTTTGAGTAACAGGTGGCATAAGAATAGAGTCCTGTTGTTCATCATCATCTAGGTCACTAAAGTCTATGAGTGAAATTGCACATGTTGACAAAACACCACAGTTCAATGTATCTCGTTCAACATTCTTCTTAAGAAGATTTGCGTGGAAAGTTTTCAGCTTGCCTCCCATATCGATCTTGTAGTCCATCTGTCCTAACGGTACTGCAGGTACTTTTCCTTTCGGAATAGTCCGCTGACACACGTCACATGATCTGCAAAACCGTCTAATATCTGACTGAATTCCTGGCCAGTAAAATTCGGACACTACTCTGTCGGTTGTTTTCTTTGATCCCAGATGACCACCCATCAGCGTTTCATGTGCTATCTTCATAACGATAGTTCTGTATTTCCGCGGAACGATTAACTGTCGGAAAAGTTTTCCACTGGACACTTTGGGActgcaaaattctctgaacaaCATTTGCTTCCGTtcacacatttttgaaaatccgCCGTCACTGAAATGTTTAAGCTGTCCACTCTCAGCTAAGCTCCATAACTTTTTCAGTGTCTCGTCGTTTCGTTGTTCTTGTAAGATATCCTCCGGCGATACATCCCGTATTGCTTCCGGTACTTTCAATGGTTTGTATGGAGactgtttctttttcagttgCACACGCGTTTCAACAGCTGCTATGTTTTCAACGGAATGAATCCAGGCTGGATTTGGTTCATGTGGTTTCCTTACTCCACGAATATTACCAAGAATAAGATCGTACGAAGGCGAATCAAAGCACCAAGCATCAACACTTCCGGTAAAGTAAGGAGTATCGACATCAATTCTAGCCACATCTGAATCAATAATACGACCGTCTGCTAACTTGCATCGTTGAGATGTCCCTGTTAGTTGATCATCGTTTACCAGTTCTCTACGAATAACGGCACCACTACAACCTGTGTCTCTTAGCACAGTCACTAGTTTATTGCCAACACATCCTTTCACAACTGGCATTTCCGTTTCACAGAAAGCAACCGAATCACCAACACACGGTAAGTTTCCATGTTTCTCGACGACACTCCCGGCTCCTTGGCGACCTCTACCGCGTCCTGGATATCCATGGTTCCCATTATTGTACGACCCACGTTGAAAATCACTAGGGTAAGTATGTTTCGGTGTTGTTTCTTGTTTCTCGCTCGAATTAAACGGCCTGTTATTCGGACTTTTGCGGAAGTTGCAGTTAAAGGCTTTATGTCCTTGTCGTCCGCACTCATAACACTTCACTGCATTTCCAGATTGGTTTTGTTGCACGGAATCTGTGTACGGCGGTTGTCTATCGGACTGCTGTCGTCTGTCAAAGAGCGGTTTTTGCGTAAGTGAAGAGGATGTCACTGTTCTGGCCTCAGCAAACTGGTCCGCGTATCGCGCCATGTCTTGGATCGAAGTAGGAATCCTCTCCTTTAGGAATAAGGCAAGTTCTTTCGAGCAACACAATAAAAACTGTTCACGTAAGAACAAGTCCTTCAGATCATCGAATGTCTTGTTAGTCTTAGACAGCTGAATCCAGCGCTCAAGGTAACTGTCCAGTCTGGTAgaaaattgcataaaagtttCACTTCCGTCTGGTTTTGAAAATCGGAACTTCTTGCGGAAACCGTCCTCCGTCATGTCAAATCGTTTCAACAGGGCGTTCTTCAACTCGTTGAAATCAAGTGCTGTTTCGTGTGAGAGTCTTGCGAACACATCCAGTGCCTTTCCTTTGAGTAATGCGCTAAGATGAGTCCCCCACATGTCTTTATTCCATTTCTGCGTTGTTGCGTATATCTCAAATCTTTGAATGTACGCGTCAATGTTGTCTTTCGAATCCTCAAACGGAGGAAGTTTTGGTCCTTTTATCACTTGAGAAGTTTCTTTCTCCTCTTTAGTCACAACACTCGGATTCATGTGAGATCTCTCGAGTTGCAGTTTGTGATCAAGTTCCAGTTCTTCTAGTTTTTGCTGATGTCTCTTTTCTTCTATCAATCGGGCGTGCTCTCGCTCATCATGTTCTCTTGCGGCGCGCTCTTTCTCCATCTGTAGTTTGAAGTCGCGGTCTTTCTCCTCCATCTGTAGTTTGAAGTCGCGGTCTCTCTCCTCCTGTCTCTCGACTCTATGTTTCTCACGTTCGTCCCGCATTCTGGCCTGTTCGTCCTTCACGAATTGTTGAAGGTCTTCATCCTTCATCCCCATCTTGGTCCCCACTTCAAGTAGCTCCAGCATCTCCTTGACAGTAGACATGGTGCATTGACTGACAGACCAACTTACCTCAAAATTATCTCATAAAGGGACTAACTTCTcaacttttaacaaaacaatctgCCTAACGTAATGTACTCACCAAGGGAAAAGGAAACAACGACCTACACTTGctcttacatgtactacaaaaaagatcaaaaaatgaaaaataaaataaaccttgGCAACTGTTCACTTATAAAGATATCTTGTAGTATCTGGAGGAGTCAACtcatcccaccgctgccaccaattgtaacgggatgagcggaggctactccaaacaacaacaagacatcttaaatttaacaaaatttaataacaaaaaaaaataagagaaagaaagaaaagatagaaatataaacactaaaccacacaaacactcacacacctttcactcaacaagaaaaaatatgatgtttatacaaatgaccaaaaataaattagaagagtgtccgaatctccggggctgtagtcctggaccaaCTACGGACAACCACAACTATAGTAGTTTCGTCAcaacaatcatcatcatcaccatcgccatcataatcatcgacactatcgtcaacatcatcgcctacaacaccataatcataatagacatcatcgtcatcaccataatcatctacttcataatcatcaccgacgtcaccatgaacgacatcatctacatcatcttcatcgacatgaccatcatcatcgtcgtcgtcatcatcaccataacatcatcgtcgtcatcaacatgaacatcgcatcgtcatcgacttcaccattcatctacaccatcatcatcgacatgaccatcatcatcatcgtagtCATCGACATcataacatcatcgtcgtcatcaacatcaacaatatgacactacaataagtgtacaagtgacaccataacaccataataaaaacaatattgtataatacatcatataagtatctcactgatagtatcaaactatgataatgtataaatagtattatattaaaggcaacatctcaaaatattgtaagtatatggtaactaagttatttgtttacagtaaacaatatggcgtctgagacttccggtgacgcacttccgcccaagtagttaagtggaaaaagtgacaataaattgtaaaataaaataacgcatagaaaatagccctttaaatcaccgtttctttatacagcaatagcaaaaactgtactatagaaaaagacgaattccatttaaacactctcgctaaagtcacacatcagtgaacacacaggtaactctacagtgaacaatggtcaaggtgactttataggacgactgcgtaatactaataaaaaggcaaaaatttacaaataaactacaccaaactaaataaatacttaccacggtcagctatccgtgtccgcgtcaaatgctgaacttgtgaaactaaaacatgccacacaggcttctaacacgatacccccttcacacactaagcacgtcttaatcgctggacagctcggccgggtatatcttagcgcctattgttagcgtcggccaagcacgttgcaaagaattatgggaaaaataaaatcgggtgtgttcgatatgaacagtgattgtcacaGAAAGTAACAATGTAACGTCGTTTCCATTGGTTTTTACAGAGACACTAACCGTTTCTAAAATACAtagatctgccacagtgtgtggtttgcgcaagTTCGATGTTATAACAGACACAGAAAAACGTTCATCAACTATTTAGCATTGTCGAAATATATGTATTTGGAGTGACCAAAAAcagctaatatttttttctgtgaatTGTGGCACTTAAACGGCGTTTTTCCTTTGATGACTGGTGTACAATAATTTCCAATACTTGTCTTTCACCCGAGTAGGCGTGGCTTATCACCGTACAATAACTTTAGAATTTACAAGTTATTGTACTGTATGAAAGAAGGCATGGTGATAGTACCGTAcaataatttttgaattattctacactgaaaaaagaagaagcaaACTTCCACAAAACTTATgctttaatcaatttcaaaacaaCTCTAAACTCAAATTCTTCTCCATAAACACCTGAACTCTGCTGAACGTCCTTGTGTAATCAACataaaattcaacaacaaaaatgaaaaaaaaaatacgtttcGCTTAGTTTAACAACCTATCTGGCTACTAACTATACTTTAAAACTGAAACGTAACGTTGCAGTTTTTAAATTATCCAAACGGGAATTTAGGCCTCTTGCTCATGGGCTCCTCTTTACTATGGACAGTTGCAGATGTTTCCGGAAAAACGGAACACTCGGAGATGATCCAATCCTGTTTCGTACTCTGCAAGCGTCTACGTAACGCTGATGTTCAGTAATCCGTCGAAAGCTTCCATTTCGTCACAAACTTGAGATGATGTCAAGTCGTCGatcttttcaattttgaattcatcATCAAGGAAATCTACGTCCATCTGTCAAAGCGGTCCAAACTGAAATGCTGCGCAAAAAATGCAGCTCGTGAAAGTAGGCGTGCCACAAATCATTTGCTGGACCAATCGTCATACAATAATTGCTGTATCCTTAAATGAAACGGGGTCGTGACCTCGTGCCCTTGCGGGCACTCGTCACGCCTCCGTTTCATTTCTAGATACAGCAATTATTGTATGACTATTAGTCCAACAAATATAACCTGAAACATCAGATAAATGTTTTGTACAGTATTAAAATGtagtaaaatgtatttttaaataattattctttCTGACAACCAGCACGGCTAATCTATGAcaggggcttagcccccccttTCTGCAAAGTAGTACATAACCATAACCAAGAACCTTTTTTTATTCGCttatcaagatttttgataattcttgccccccccccctcccgtaTTTTTGCCATGAAAATAATGCGGATCAGGGGTGTGAGTGCCCTTTGTAGGTAGTACCTACAATATTTCCTAATTGAGCGGACTTCATCGTTGTCAAAACTGGGTGATTATTGTAGAATTGTAGGTATTGAGTGCATGTGACAGTAAAAATATGACATACAGTTTGATAATGGCATTGATGAATAAAGTGGAACCTTTCTTATGTTGGTCTGTTTTGAATATATCATGATGAACAGATTGATGTATGACACTTAAATGTAATGTGCAAGACTTTAATGATTGTATTAGGTGAATTTTCCTTTAATAGTGTGAATTCTAATACCATTAATAAAGCCTgataaaccaaaataaaaacagcagaaaaataaaacagttttatagCTGCCATGACAAATCACATGCAAATTGTGTAAGATTTGATTTAGTATATTGATATGGGAATACCAAAACCCATTGAGTTGTGTTTTTCGAACCGTGTTAAAGTTTACATACACGGAAGAATTGtggtcatgtcttgtattaaagCTGTCTTGGGCATTCAGAGGTTTAAGATCTATTCGCTATTCACTATTCGAATAGCGAATGGTTCTCTATTCAAATTACCgtaaacatgctaataaacgtaaactcaaaataaataaacttaccTTTCTAATTGAGAAAAACAgttttatagtaaaattattatttgttgACCTAACCTAAACATTGACATAATAAACTCGACCAGTAaaaggcttagctagcctggcgaaaatttgacatttcgtataatacagttaaaacgggatttctttcaaggggctggcttacaccctgtatcctatatttgggccttcatattttgTAAGGATAATGTCCCGGGAGACCCCAGTCGATCCttaaaaggaattgggtttacacgagcAGTAAGAGgtttagctagcctggcgaaaatgcgacatttcgtttAATGCAGTtgaaaaggtattttttttggggggggggggacttgcTTAcgccctgtatcccatatttagACCTTCATCTTTTGGAAAGATGGTGCCCCGGGAGTTTATAGGGCCGGGAGTCAATGATTTTTATCCGATTACcctgaaattattatttaaatgcaaatacatgtacttccagAGAGCTTGCTGATCTCTTAACAGAACATAAAATGCTTTGATCGTATCGCTGAATCGGGAGAAACATTCTTTTGATTTAGATATCATAAATCTGTAACTAATATATTTCcttcctatttaaaaattactatttACTAATTAGCTATAAAACAATAACAAGAAATTGTTTTATACACATAAAGGCACATGAACTAGTCATTAATAGTTATACTATATCTGACATTTTGCTGCCGGAAAATAggttaaggatgacgtttactcagaatgaaaaaaaattccactgataaTAATGAAACTAAAATCTATTGTATGTCatagacctttgattgtagggttatttttcactttcaaaaaagtaggtcaatgacctactatTCAAgtaaatggccattgaatattttttgaaaaatcaagaaaaatcccataaaattttacactacaattgaaattttcttaattgtaaatatatttcaaaaaattaaacattttaaaaaatgtaatacatttaatgaatggcagtggcactaaataggtacaaaacattaagatttcagcgacaattcaaaaaaatattccagtccggatttcctctatcagttttcaaattcctacccatttttgatctaagtttacaaaaaattgaatgatgataatacaaaaacatttatagcattgaattacttatattgaccttattctgttggcataaaatttatatgaagtcaatgatcaaaattttgatatctggtgtcttttatcgtttttaagcattttttaatattttcgcaATTCGTtctatacaattattttaatgaataagtaaGGTATAACCagcaaaaaatatgaaaaattatatagactaaaatataaaatcttaacctTCAATACTGCCAAAAATTTTttagtggaaaacaaaatctgcaaaatttagtccgaatttcctctgtttggctaaaagtctatttttgttggAGCCTAATTctgtaataaattaaaaatatcaaatgttttgtcaataataattttttttatttctatcacAATTTTCCAAGTCGATAAAAGTGGGAACCTTAGTTCCGGCGTAGCTTATAGTTACCATAGAAAAAAAACTACTAGCATGTCCATGCATGGATTTAGAGGAGAGAGTTGCCCACCCCCCGGCCTgccaaacaaaattatctttcAGAGCTTCCTCCCTCATGGTAAATTTTCTGAATCCAGGCATCATCCCGTACACTAAGTGTGTATCCATGATTAATGTGTTTGATTAATATATATAGAGGGGATGTCTTCAAGATCTAGAAAAATTCACCCATAAGGAGGGGgttgaaatataatattgtttttttttgggggggggggggtccgaaccCCTCCCTCTAGATCTACACatttaatagcgagcgcagcgaggcggcgcgaagcgccgctcgcgtagcgagctccatagacaacgtgtacgaacggaggaaattcgagttgaaatctgcacattgttcaaagaaatatttttaaggcCACGTGAAAACattctactatcccagtgatcctttgcggtgcatagcaacatggtggaagtgtttctacggaaaattcttacctctacatcgcatacatcattttcatttaacaataaaaaaaatccttctaaaatctttacagtaaacaacacataagcTTACGTAAAAAAACCGCTAGATGACCGAATGCCGTTTTAGAGTcccaaaaaataacagaaaatatgctTTTAAGAACTGAAAAGCTTGATTTACTGTTAGATCAGAGTCTATGGTGTTGAATAAAACCGTTATCAGACTGCTTCTCACCGGTCGTTGTTCGGCACTTTACAAATCGCCGATAGTTTGTCCAAAAAAAGATAACACGAATACCTATCCAATTAAATCGTAAAGGAACACAATATCAACGCAATTTTGGGCATACATAACGTTCAgacattaatatcattaaacCATAGCAAAAGTATTGATTACACAAGTACAAAGGTCAAAAAATGAAACCCGAATTTTTTGTGACCTAGGAAGAgttgttgtttacatttcgaGTAGTCTCCCGTTTTATTCAATACAAAGCCTGTACATCGCTAAACCTAAAAAAATTCTATGATTATTTCACTCCCACGGTTATAATACACAGTAACATATATGTCTGCTAAGTCATTTTTACTTTGTTGTTATAAATAATTGGTCCAAAAAATTCAGCTGATGACGAGACCTACGTAAACGTCTGCCATTTTGCGAACTCATTTATGGCCAACTACTGTAGGTATATGAAAAAGGCGAATAAGGGACAATTCTTCAAAAACTTTTGAGATCGACCCTGGCTGTTCTAATTAAACTTT is part of the Magallana gigas chromosome 3, xbMagGiga1.1, whole genome shotgun sequence genome and harbors:
- the LOC117683162 gene encoding uncharacterized protein — encoded protein: MSTVKEMLELLEVGTKMGMKDEDLQQFVKDEQARMRDEREKHRVERQEERDRDFKLQMEEKDRDFKLQMEKERAAREHDEREHARLIEEKRHQQKLEELELDHKLQLERSHMNPSVVTKEEKETSQVIKGPKLPPFEDSKDNIDAYIQRFEIYATTQKWNKDMWGTHLSALLKGKALDVFARLSHETALDFNELKNALLKRFDMTEDGFRKKFRFSKPDGSETFMQFSTRLDSYLERWIQLSKTNKTFDDLKDLFLREQFLLCCSKELALFLKERIPTSIQDMARYADQFAEARTVTSSSLTQKPLFDRRQQSDRQPPYTDSVQQNQSGNAVKCYECGRQGHKAFNCNFRKSPNNRPFNSSEKQETTPKHTYPSDFQRGSYNNGNHGYPGRGRGRQGAGSVVEKHGNLPCVGDSVAFCETEMPVVKGCVGNKLVTVLRDTGCSGAVIRRELVNDDQLTGTSQRCKLADGRIIDSDVARIDVDTPYFTGSVDAWCFDSPSYDLILGNIRGVRKPHEPNPAWIHSVENIAAVETRVQLKKKQSPYKPLKVPEAIRDVSPEDILQEQRNDETLKKLWSLAESGQLKHFSDGGFSKMCERKQMLFREFCSPKVSSGKLFRQLIVPRKYRTIVMKIAHETLMGGHLGSKKTTDRVVSEFYWPGIQSDIRRFCRSCDVCQRTIPKGKVPAVPLGQMDYKIDMGGKLKTFHANLLKKNVERDTLNCGVLSTCAISLIDFSDLDDDEQQDSILMPPVTQTETAKDIKFADRLTPDQLETAKSLCDSFSDVFTDIPGMTNLVEHKIVVTSSEPVRVKPYPIPFSTEKTITEEVQKMLQLNVIEPSSSPYSAPVVIARKKDGTNRFCIDYRRLNCATVFDAEPMPSPESIFSKMTGKKFVSKIDLSKGYWQVPMADESKPLTAFSTPSGLYQFRTMPFGLVNAPATFSRMMRKLLQGMNGVENFIDDVIVFTDTFEEHLHILKTVFERLRDAGLAARPTKCFIGFDKIDCLGHMVGNKCLEPEQDKIDAVRNAPIPQTKKQVRAFLGLAGFYRKFIPNFSAIAIPLSDLTKKGQPNKVIWTESQQRAFDTLKHMLSERPILKLPEFNETFILRTDAADDGIGAVLLQMEDDEKLPVAYASRKLQPREKAYAVIEKECLAVVWGIQNFHQYLYGREFLLETDHQPLTYLNKAKTENSRLMRWALQLQPYRFRIIAIKGSDNVGADYLSRQ